One part of the Trichomycterus rosablanca isolate fTriRos1 chromosome 25, fTriRos1.hap1, whole genome shotgun sequence genome encodes these proteins:
- the LOC134302777 gene encoding RNA-binding protein MEX3B: MPSPLFHPEIMEHDSVVSSQQTGVALPGEPEPETRDEEHHEVLRFALDQLSLMALEKVDSLDGTPPGTVSENCNGGSGYVDLMLEHTGGSRGSPTSCSPSPEYYGTGGYHMASSHSHSVLNEQSVMCNRKRSVNMTECVPVPSSEHVAEIVGRQGCKIKALRAKTNTYIKTPVRGEEPVFIVTGRREDVEMAKREIISAAEHFSMIRASRCKAGAAGGGGGSLPGPPHLPGQTTIQVRVPYRVVGLVVGPKGATIKRIQQQTHTYIVTPSREKDPVFEVTGMPENVDRAREEIETHITLRTGAFVDLQGHNDFHTNGTDVSLEGLSSLGLGGALWSRGATTGHHTAPPATSSQIPPSIHHSDRKLSAASYHNGSLGSDAYPNGRRPTDSASPTSPFSTGSASGTFTFSGDSAPGLAAPASEELSFEFGSSNIWAPLANGTKQTQPLRRNSSGLSGGTVTPRLSPTLPGDSSTLEHPLARRAQSDPLSALSWLHTGSSFSGGSSSSSGGSTTGYSSCSASSLPGGSPTDSEGGGSVGASAGMLSRLKAGTLSSMVPGSGNRDCFVCFESEVTAALVPCGHNLFCMDCAGQICQSQEPECPVCHTPATQCIRIFS; the protein is encoded by the exons ATGCCTAGCCCCCTGTTTCACCCTGAAATCATGGAGCACGACTCGGTAGTGAGCAGCCAGCAGACCGGAGTCGCGTTACCTGGCGAACCAGAACCGGAGACCCGGGATGAGGAGCACCATGAGGTGCTGCGCTTCGCTCTCGATCAGCTCTCGCTCATGGCTCTGGAGAAAGTCGATTCCCTGGATGGGACACCGCCGGGCACCGTGTCTGAAAACTGCAACGGTGGAAGTGGCTATGTTGATCTGATGCTTGAGCATACGGGTGGATCCCGGGGCTCGCCCACCTCCTGCTCTCCGTCTCCAGAGTACTATGGCACGGGTGGATACCACATGGCTTCTTCGCACTCGCACTCAGTACTGAACGAGCAGAGTGTCATGTGCAACCGAAAAAGGAGTGTTAACATGACCGAATGTGTGCCCGTGCCCAGCTCCGAGCATGTGGCTGAGATTGTCGGCAGACAAG GTTGTAAGATCAAAGCCCTGCGAGCAAAGACCAACACTTACATCAAAACACCGGTGAGAGGCGAGGAACCTGTGTTCATTGTAACAGGCAGGCGTGAGGATGTTGAAATGGCCAAGCGTGAGATCATCTCTGCAGCCGAGCACTTCTCCATGATCCGTGCGTCACGCTGCAAAGCCGGAGCAGCCGGAGGAGGCGGAGGTTCCCTGCCCGGTCCGCCACACCTACCGGGCCAGACTACCATTCAGGTCCGGGTGCCGTACCGTGTCGTGGGGCTGGTGGTGGGACCTAAAGGAGCCACGATCAAGCGCATTCAGCAGCAGACTCACACGTACATTGTGACGCCGAGTCGTGAGAAGGATCCAGTGTTTGAAGTGACCGGCATGCCTGAGAACGTGGACCGGGCCCGGGAGGAGATCGAGACGCACATCACTCTGCGCACGGGCGCCTTTGTTGATTTGCAGGGTCACAATGACTTTCACACCAACGGCACCGATGTCAGCCTGGAAGGTCTCAGCTCGCTCGGGCTTGGCGGTGCCCTGTGGTCACGTGGGGCCACCACTGGGCACCATACAGCACCCCCTGCCACATCATCTCAGATACCTCCGTCCATCCACCACTCCGACCGCAAGCTCTCCGCAGCCTCTTATCACAATGGAAGTCTGGGATCAGATGCCTACCCAAACGGGCGCAGACCCACTGATAGTGCCAGTCCCACTAGCCCCTTCAGCACGGGTAGTGCCAGTGGCACCTTCACGTTTAGTGGCGATTCTGCACCCGGCTTAGCAGCTCCTGCTTCTGAAGAGCTCAGCTTCGAATTTGGCAGCAGCAACATCTGGGCACCACTGGCTAACGGGACCAAGCAGACGCAGCCTCTCCGACGCAACAGCAGTGGCCTGAGCGGGGGCACAGTCACACCTCGCCTTTCACCGACACTACCAGGCGACAGCTCAACGCTGGAGCACCCGCTGGCGAGGCGGGCACAGAGCGATCCGTTAAGTGCACTTTCCTGGTTGCACACAGGCTCCTCGTTCTCAggcggcagcagcagcagcagtggcGGCAGCACCACCGGATACTCGTCCTGCTCAGCGTCCTCGCTGCCCGGTGGCTCACCAACCGACTCGGAGGGTGGCGGCAGCGTGGGAGCTAGCGCCGGCATGCTGAGCCGTCTAAAGGCAGGCACCTTAAGCAGCATGGTGCCCGGAAGTGGCAACAGGGACTGTTTTGTGTGCTTCGAGAGCGAGGTGACGGCAGCGCTGGTTCCCTGTGGTCACAACCTGTTCTGCATGGACTGTGCTGGTCAAATCTGCCAGTCTCAAGAGCCTGAATGCCCGGTGTGCCACACCCCTGCCACGCAGTGCATCCGCATCTTCTCCTAG
- the mbd3a gene encoding methyl-CpG-binding domain protein 3a isoform X2: MEKKSPTGKKFRSKPQLARYLGKSMDLSSFDFRTGKMIMSKLNKNRQRLRYDQSGQNKGKPDLNTSLPVRQTASIFKQPVTKVTNHPNNKVKTDLQKAVEQPRQLFWEKKLSGLCAYDIADELLKSMDFPKGLQGVGPGYTDKTLLSAIASALHTSSAPITGQMSAAVEKNPGVWLNTTQPLCKAFMVTDEDIRKQEDLVYSVRKRLEDALMADMLAQVEDLPIDAKSPKDETNSSEEMETV, translated from the exons ATGGAGAAGAAAAG CCCCACAGGAAAAAAATTCAGAAGTAAACCACAGCTGGCTCGTTATCTTGGTAAATCCATGGATCTGAGCTCTTTTGATTTTCGAACTGGAAAAATGATTATGAGCAAATTAAACAAGAACAGGCAGCGGTTACGGTATGACCAGAGCGGTCAGAACAAG GGTAAGCCAGATTTGAACACTTCCCTACCAGTCCGGCAGACGGCATCCATCTTTAAACAGCCTGTTACAAAAGTCACGAACCATCCAAATAACAAAGTAAAGACAGATCTGCAAAAAGCTGTTGAGCAGCCAAGACAG CTTTTTTGGGAAAAGAAGCTTAGTGGACTGTGTGCGTATGATATAGCTGATGAGCTGTTGAAGAGTATGGATTTTCCTAAAGGCCTTCAAG GGGTTGGACCAGGCTACACAGATAAAACACTCCTGTCTGCCATTGCCAGCGCTCTGCACACCAGCAGCGCCCCCATCACGGGTCAGATGTCTGCTGCTGTGGAGAAAAACCCTGGGGTTTGGCTCAACACTACACAGCCCCTCTGCAAAGCCTTTATGGTTACAGATGAAGACATCAG AAAGCAGGAGGACCTGGTGTACAGCGTGAGAAAGAGGCTGGAAGACGCTCTTATGGCAGACATGCTAGCTCAAGTAGAAGACTTGCCAATTGATGCCAAGTCTCCAAAGGACGAGACCAACAGCAGTGAAGAGATGGAGACTGTATAG
- the mbd3a gene encoding methyl-CpG-binding domain protein 3a isoform X1: protein MEKKRWECSALPNGWKREEVTRKSGLSAGKCDVYYFSPTGKKFRSKPQLARYLGKSMDLSSFDFRTGKMIMSKLNKNRQRLRYDQSGQNKGKPDLNTSLPVRQTASIFKQPVTKVTNHPNNKVKTDLQKAVEQPRQLFWEKKLSGLCAYDIADELLKSMDFPKGLQGVGPGYTDKTLLSAIASALHTSSAPITGQMSAAVEKNPGVWLNTTQPLCKAFMVTDEDIRKQEDLVYSVRKRLEDALMADMLAQVEDLPIDAKSPKDETNSSEEMETV from the exons ATGGAGAAGAAAAGGTGGGAGTGCTCGGCTCTCCCAAATGGTTGGAAAAGGGAAGAAGTGACCAGAAAGTCGGGCTTGTCCGCGGGGAAATGCGATGTCTATTATTTTAG CCCCACAGGAAAAAAATTCAGAAGTAAACCACAGCTGGCTCGTTATCTTGGTAAATCCATGGATCTGAGCTCTTTTGATTTTCGAACTGGAAAAATGATTATGAGCAAATTAAACAAGAACAGGCAGCGGTTACGGTATGACCAGAGCGGTCAGAACAAG GGTAAGCCAGATTTGAACACTTCCCTACCAGTCCGGCAGACGGCATCCATCTTTAAACAGCCTGTTACAAAAGTCACGAACCATCCAAATAACAAAGTAAAGACAGATCTGCAAAAAGCTGTTGAGCAGCCAAGACAG CTTTTTTGGGAAAAGAAGCTTAGTGGACTGTGTGCGTATGATATAGCTGATGAGCTGTTGAAGAGTATGGATTTTCCTAAAGGCCTTCAAG GGGTTGGACCAGGCTACACAGATAAAACACTCCTGTCTGCCATTGCCAGCGCTCTGCACACCAGCAGCGCCCCCATCACGGGTCAGATGTCTGCTGCTGTGGAGAAAAACCCTGGGGTTTGGCTCAACACTACACAGCCCCTCTGCAAAGCCTTTATGGTTACAGATGAAGACATCAG AAAGCAGGAGGACCTGGTGTACAGCGTGAGAAAGAGGCTGGAAGACGCTCTTATGGCAGACATGCTAGCTCAAGTAGAAGACTTGCCAATTGATGCCAAGTCTCCAAAGGACGAGACCAACAGCAGTGAAGAGATGGAGACTGTATAG